The Manihot esculenta cultivar AM560-2 chromosome 1, M.esculenta_v8, whole genome shotgun sequence genome has a window encoding:
- the LOC110612857 gene encoding ATP-dependent RNA helicase DEAH13 isoform X1: protein MQRDKMEVHMENSCLEGDSNVLVLPAKKRSKRKSMNQKNEAVERKNNPKLSKSQERKLMKLEQEKEKAFLLAHSIETLEKYKIPEDAFSLLRSSRNISRVETVKEKRRMAVQFSKAGLEVSHSDQFFKTCFDGASYETEDESKSISEHRNDHVQPMVTETEVDASHSLVISQELGSCKQLNLKSGSVSGFSTEEAPGQDNYKHVREDSMDFSPASCPHDSTKASDLMGKSDESSIVGLGGSNVLRCYPQSHFTPPTVVHVVRPNEVEEKRKDLPIVMMEQEIMEAINGHSTVIICGETGCGKTTQVPQFLYEAGFGSNQSVARGGIIGVTQPRRVAVLATARRVAYELGLHLGKEVGFQVRHDKRIGDNCTIKFMTDGILLREAQNDFLLKRYSVIILDEAHERSVNTDILIGMLCRAIPLRQKIYEDQQQMLLSGQSINPENMVFPLKLVLMSATMRVEDFVSGRRLFHNPPVIEVPTRQYPVTIHFSKRTEIVDYIGQAYKKVLSIHKRLPQGGILVFVTGQREVEFLCQKLRKASKKLIANTAEGNIGCEASTTFEMNSTEEINMKDINEAFEIQGDSSNQQSERFSSNEKELPYSNEDESDVSYDSETESELEIVGDDGNSGDQSIAENDGNLLGVLGEEGSLTSLKAAFEALAGKTASDPNSEEKQIPFMPEELLEQSNHFVVKNNGGNKGVSLGALRVLPLYAMLPAAAQLQVFEGVKEGERLVVVATNVAETSLTIPGIKYVVDTGREKVKNYNPSNGMETYEIQWISKASAAQRAGRAGRTGPGHCYRLYSSAVFNNIFPDFSCAEISKVPVDSIVLVLKSMSINKVANFPFPTPPDSTALIEAEKCLKTLEALDDNGRLTALGKAMAHFPMSPRHSRMLLTVIQIMRKVKIYARANLVLGYAVAAAAALSMTNPFLVEFGGSNDNSSGLEKDGTSDSLGNEKNLDKREKLRRKKLKEKAKLSRVKFSNPTSDALTIAYALQCFELCNNPVEFCSENALHLKTMEEMSKLRKQLLQLVFNQNVNHGYDQEFSWMHGTVGDVEQAWRVSFSKNPLLLNEEELLGQAICAGWADRVAKRVRAYSKSSEGDRKVNSVRYEASGVKENVFLHRWSSIANSAPEFLVYSELLNTKRPYIHGATSVKSEWLVKYARSLCSVSTVEDPKPFYDPQTDQTYCWTSPTFTPCLWQLPLYSVPVSNDVERVRVFAYALLEGHVLPCFRSVRKFMAARPSIILDREAVGGRRVGDLLFRLQNKSIDSCAMLSEVWKENPDELHAEILHWFKKSFHNNFGTLWSQMHVEVQLGPYERFPKKVKKDKGNKHFV from the exons ATGCAGAGAGACAAAATGGAAGTGCATATGGAAAATTCATG TTTGGAAGGTGATAGCAATGTATTGGTCTTGCCTGCAAAGAAACGGAGCAAAAGGAAAAGCATGAATCAG aaGAATGAAGCGGTCGAAAGAAAGAACAACCCCAAGTTAAGCAAATCTCAGGAAAGAAAGTTGATGAAATTGGAG caggagaaagagaaagcattTTTACTAGCACATAGCATTGAGACCTTGGA GAAATACAAAATACCAGAGGATGCTTTTTCACTTCTGCGATCATCAAGGAATATAAGTCGA GTTGAAACTGTGAAAGAAAAACGCAGGATGGCAGTACAATTTTCCAAGGCAGGTCTCGAAGTTTCACATAGTGATCAATTTTTCAAAACTTGTTTTGATGGTGCTTCATACGAGACTGAAGATGAGTCAAAAAGCATCAGTGAGCATAGGAATGACCATGTGCAGCCAATGGTAACAGAAACAGAAGTtgatgcatctcattcattgGTTATCTCTCAAGAGTTAGGTAGTTGCAAGCAACTAAACTTAAAAAGTGGATCTGTTTCTGGCTTCTCAACTGAAGAAGCTCCTGGTCAGGATAACTATAAGCATGTTCGGGAAGACTCTATGGATTTTTCACCAGCATCATGTCCTCATGATAGCACGAAAGCCTCCGACTTAATG GGCAAGTCAGATGAGAGCTCAATCGTAGGTTTGGGTGGGAGCAATGTCCTGAGATGTTATCCTCAAAGTCATTTTACGCCTCCAACTGTGGTGCATGTTGTAAGGCCAAATGAGGTAGAAGAGAAAAGGAAGGATCTTCCAATTGTTATGATGGAACAAGAGATAATGGAAGCTATCAATGGGCACTCCACTGTTATTATCTGTGGAGAAACAGGGTGTGGAAAAACTACTCAAGTTCCTCAG TTCCTTTATGAAGCAGGCTTTGGTTCTAACCAGTCTGTTGCCCGAGGTGGTATTATTGGAGTTACTCAACCACGTCGTGTTGCTGTCCTTGCCACAGCTAGGCGTGTGGCATATGAACTTGGTCTTCATCTTGGTAAGGAGGTCGGCTTTCAAGTAAGGCATGACAAGAGGATTGGAGACAATTGTACAATCAAATTTATGACCGATGGAATTTTACTGCGAGAAGCTCAG aatgattttttattgaaaCGATACTCTGTTATAATCCTTGATGAGGCTCATGAGAGAAGTGTGAACACTGATATACTCATTGGAATGCTTTGCCGTGCCATTCCACTCCGGCAG AAAATATATGAGGACCAGCAACAGATGTTGCTTTCTGGCCAAAGCATTAACCCTGAAAATATGGTATTTCCACTCAAACTTGTTCTGATGAGTGCTACCATGCGAGTGGAAGATTTTGTTTCTGGAAGAAGGTTATTTCATAATCCTCCTGTTATTGAAGTTCCCACCAGACAATATCCGGTAACTATACATTTTTCAAAGAGGACAGAAATTGTGGATTATATCGGCCAGGCCTATAAAAAGGTTTTGTCAATCCACAAGAGGTTGCCACAAGGAGGCATACTTGTCTTTGTCACAGGGCAGAGAGAGGTGGAGTTCTTGTGCCAGAAATTACGTAAAGCTTCAAAGAAACTGATTGCTAATACTGCTGAAGGAAATATAGGGTGTGAGGCCTCTACTACATTTGAAATGAATTCTACTGAGGAAATTAACATGAAAGACATCAATGAGGCCTTTGAGATTCAGGGTGACTCAAGTAACCAGCAAAGTGAGAGATTTAGCTCCAATGAGAAAGAGTTGCCATATTCTAATGAGGATGAATCAGACGTCTCTTATGATTCAGAAACAGAGAGTGAACTAGAAATTGTTGGTGATGATGGAAATTCAGGGGACCAGAGCATTGCAGAAAATGATGGTAACCTTTTAGGTGTTTTAGGTGAGGAGGGGAGTCTTACATCGTTGAAGGCTGCTTTTGAAGCGTTGGCTGGAAAGACTGCATCAGACCCTAATTCTGAGGAAAAACAGATTCCTTTTATGCCAGAAGAACTCTTAGAGCAATCAAACCACTTTGTAGTGAAAAATAATGGAGGAAATAAAGGTGTCTCTCTTGGTGCTTTACGCGTTCTGCCTCTCTATGCCATGCTTCCAGCAGCTGCACAGCTTCAGGTATTTGAAGGGGTCAAGGAAGGCGAGCGACTTGTTGTTGTTGCGACTAATGTTGCTGAAACGTCTTTAACTATCCCAGGCATAAAGTATGTTGTTGATACTGGAAGGGAAAAGGTGAAGAACTATAACCCCTCTAATGGCATGGAAACATATGAGATACAGTGGATAAGCAAGGCTTCGGCTGCTCAACGTGCAGGAAGAGCTGGGAGAACTGGGCCGGGTCACTGTTACCGCCTTTATTCATCAGCAGTTTTTAATAACATATTTCCTGACTTCTCTTGTGCTGAAATCTCTAAAGTGCCTGTTGACAGCATTGTTCTTGTCCTGAAGTCCATGAGTATTAATAAG GTTGCAAATTTCCCATTTCCAACTCCTCCAGATTCCACTGCCTTGATAGAAGCAGAGAAATGCTTGAAGACTCTTGAAGCGCTGGATGACAATGGAAGATTGACAGCCCTTGGGAAGGCCATGGCTCATTTTCCCATGAGTCCTCGCCACTCTAGGATGCTTCTTACTGTTATCCAAATCATGAGGAAGGTGAAAATTTATGCTAGAGCGAATCTGGTCCTGGGATATGCAGTTGCAGCTGCTGCAGCATTGAGCATGACTAATCCTTTTCTGGTGGAGTTTGGAGGAAGTAATGATAATAGCAGTGGCTTGGAGAAGGATGGGACATCTGACAGCCTAGGCAATGAGAAAAACTTGGACAAGCGGGAAAAATTAAGGAGAAAGAAACTTAAAGAAAAGGCTAAATTATCTCGTGTAAAATTTTCTAACCCTACCAGTGATGCTCTGACTATTGCTTATGCATTGCAGTGTTTTGAACTTTGTAATAACCCAGTTGAATTTTGCTCTGAAAATGCCCTACACCTTAAAACCATGGAAGAAATGTCCAAGCTAAGAAAGCAGCTTCTTCAACTAGTCTTTAATCAAAATGTTAATCACGGCTATGATCAGGAGTTCTCGTGGATGCATGGAACTGTGGGGGATGTGGAACAGGCTTGGAGGGTGTCCTTCAGTAAGAACCCTCTTTTACTCAATGAGGAAGAACTCTTGGGACAAGCTATCTGCGCTGGCTGGGCTGACAGAGTTGCCAAACGAGTCAGAGCATATTCAAAGTCATCTGAAGGAGATAGAAAAGTAAATTCAGTTCGGTATGAAGCCAGTGGTGTTAAAGAAAATGTATTCCTCCATCGCTGGTCATCTATTGCAAATTCAGCTCCCGAGTTTTTGGTGTACAGTGAATTGCTGAATACAAAACGACCATATATTCATGGAGCAACAAGTGTGAAATCAGAATGGCTTGTTAAATATGCAAGGTCTTTGTGCAGTGTTTCTACTGTTGAGGACCCCAAACCTTTTTACGACCCTCAAACTGACCAAACATATTGTTGGACTAGTCCAACTTTTACGCCTTGTCTGTGGCAGCTTCCACTGTACAGTGTGCCGGTTAGCAATGATGTAGAACGTGTGAGGGTATTTGCTTATGCTTTGCTTGAAGGCCATGTTTTGCCCTGCTTTAGATCTGTACGGAAGTTCATGGCAGCCCGTCCTAGTATCATTTTGGACAGAGAAGCCGTAGGTGGAAGGCGAGTTGGGGACCTTTTATTTAGGTTACAAAATAAGTCGATTGATAGTTGTGCCATGTTAAGCGAGGTATGGAAGGAGAATCCTGATGAACTGCATGCGGAAATTTTACACTGGTTTAAGAAGAGCTTTCATAATAATTTTGGAACACTTTGGTCACAAATGCATGTTGAAGTTCAATTAGGGCCTTATGAACGCTTTCCGAAGAAGGTGAAGAAGGACAAAGGGAACAAGCATTTTGTTTAG
- the LOC110612857 gene encoding ATP-dependent RNA helicase DEAH13 isoform X3 codes for MDFSPASCPHDSTKASDLMGKSDESSIVGLGGSNVLRCYPQSHFTPPTVVHVVRPNEVEEKRKDLPIVMMEQEIMEAINGHSTVIICGETGCGKTTQVPQFLYEAGFGSNQSVARGGIIGVTQPRRVAVLATARRVAYELGLHLGKEVGFQVRHDKRIGDNCTIKFMTDGILLREAQNDFLLKRYSVIILDEAHERSVNTDILIGMLCRAIPLRQKIYEDQQQMLLSGQSINPENMVFPLKLVLMSATMRVEDFVSGRRLFHNPPVIEVPTRQYPVTIHFSKRTEIVDYIGQAYKKVLSIHKRLPQGGILVFVTGQREVEFLCQKLRKASKKLIANTAEGNIGCEASTTFEMNSTEEINMKDINEAFEIQGDSSNQQSERFSSNEKELPYSNEDESDVSYDSETESELEIVGDDGNSGDQSIAENDGNLLGVLGEEGSLTSLKAAFEALAGKTASDPNSEEKQIPFMPEELLEQSNHFVVKNNGGNKGVSLGALRVLPLYAMLPAAAQLQVFEGVKEGERLVVVATNVAETSLTIPGIKYVVDTGREKVKNYNPSNGMETYEIQWISKASAAQRAGRAGRTGPGHCYRLYSSAVFNNIFPDFSCAEISKVPVDSIVLVLKSMSINKVANFPFPTPPDSTALIEAEKCLKTLEALDDNGRLTALGKAMAHFPMSPRHSRMLLTVIQIMRKVKIYARANLVLGYAVAAAAALSMTNPFLVEFGGSNDNSSGLEKDGTSDSLGNEKNLDKREKLRRKKLKEKAKLSRVKFSNPTSDALTIAYALQCFELCNNPVEFCSENALHLKTMEEMSKLRKQLLQLVFNQNVNHGYDQEFSWMHGTVGDVEQAWRVSFSKNPLLLNEEELLGQAICAGWADRVAKRVRAYSKSSEGDRKVNSVRYEASGVKENVFLHRWSSIANSAPEFLVYSELLNTKRPYIHGATSVKSEWLVKYARSLCSVSTVEDPKPFYDPQTDQTYCWTSPTFTPCLWQLPLYSVPVSNDVERVRVFAYALLEGHVLPCFRSVRKFMAARPSIILDREAVGGRRVGDLLFRLQNKSIDSCAMLSEVWKENPDELHAEILHWFKKSFHNNFGTLWSQMHVEVQLGPYERFPKKVKKDKGNKHFV; via the exons ATGGATTTTTCACCAGCATCATGTCCTCATGATAGCACGAAAGCCTCCGACTTAATG GGCAAGTCAGATGAGAGCTCAATCGTAGGTTTGGGTGGGAGCAATGTCCTGAGATGTTATCCTCAAAGTCATTTTACGCCTCCAACTGTGGTGCATGTTGTAAGGCCAAATGAGGTAGAAGAGAAAAGGAAGGATCTTCCAATTGTTATGATGGAACAAGAGATAATGGAAGCTATCAATGGGCACTCCACTGTTATTATCTGTGGAGAAACAGGGTGTGGAAAAACTACTCAAGTTCCTCAG TTCCTTTATGAAGCAGGCTTTGGTTCTAACCAGTCTGTTGCCCGAGGTGGTATTATTGGAGTTACTCAACCACGTCGTGTTGCTGTCCTTGCCACAGCTAGGCGTGTGGCATATGAACTTGGTCTTCATCTTGGTAAGGAGGTCGGCTTTCAAGTAAGGCATGACAAGAGGATTGGAGACAATTGTACAATCAAATTTATGACCGATGGAATTTTACTGCGAGAAGCTCAG aatgattttttattgaaaCGATACTCTGTTATAATCCTTGATGAGGCTCATGAGAGAAGTGTGAACACTGATATACTCATTGGAATGCTTTGCCGTGCCATTCCACTCCGGCAG AAAATATATGAGGACCAGCAACAGATGTTGCTTTCTGGCCAAAGCATTAACCCTGAAAATATGGTATTTCCACTCAAACTTGTTCTGATGAGTGCTACCATGCGAGTGGAAGATTTTGTTTCTGGAAGAAGGTTATTTCATAATCCTCCTGTTATTGAAGTTCCCACCAGACAATATCCGGTAACTATACATTTTTCAAAGAGGACAGAAATTGTGGATTATATCGGCCAGGCCTATAAAAAGGTTTTGTCAATCCACAAGAGGTTGCCACAAGGAGGCATACTTGTCTTTGTCACAGGGCAGAGAGAGGTGGAGTTCTTGTGCCAGAAATTACGTAAAGCTTCAAAGAAACTGATTGCTAATACTGCTGAAGGAAATATAGGGTGTGAGGCCTCTACTACATTTGAAATGAATTCTACTGAGGAAATTAACATGAAAGACATCAATGAGGCCTTTGAGATTCAGGGTGACTCAAGTAACCAGCAAAGTGAGAGATTTAGCTCCAATGAGAAAGAGTTGCCATATTCTAATGAGGATGAATCAGACGTCTCTTATGATTCAGAAACAGAGAGTGAACTAGAAATTGTTGGTGATGATGGAAATTCAGGGGACCAGAGCATTGCAGAAAATGATGGTAACCTTTTAGGTGTTTTAGGTGAGGAGGGGAGTCTTACATCGTTGAAGGCTGCTTTTGAAGCGTTGGCTGGAAAGACTGCATCAGACCCTAATTCTGAGGAAAAACAGATTCCTTTTATGCCAGAAGAACTCTTAGAGCAATCAAACCACTTTGTAGTGAAAAATAATGGAGGAAATAAAGGTGTCTCTCTTGGTGCTTTACGCGTTCTGCCTCTCTATGCCATGCTTCCAGCAGCTGCACAGCTTCAGGTATTTGAAGGGGTCAAGGAAGGCGAGCGACTTGTTGTTGTTGCGACTAATGTTGCTGAAACGTCTTTAACTATCCCAGGCATAAAGTATGTTGTTGATACTGGAAGGGAAAAGGTGAAGAACTATAACCCCTCTAATGGCATGGAAACATATGAGATACAGTGGATAAGCAAGGCTTCGGCTGCTCAACGTGCAGGAAGAGCTGGGAGAACTGGGCCGGGTCACTGTTACCGCCTTTATTCATCAGCAGTTTTTAATAACATATTTCCTGACTTCTCTTGTGCTGAAATCTCTAAAGTGCCTGTTGACAGCATTGTTCTTGTCCTGAAGTCCATGAGTATTAATAAG GTTGCAAATTTCCCATTTCCAACTCCTCCAGATTCCACTGCCTTGATAGAAGCAGAGAAATGCTTGAAGACTCTTGAAGCGCTGGATGACAATGGAAGATTGACAGCCCTTGGGAAGGCCATGGCTCATTTTCCCATGAGTCCTCGCCACTCTAGGATGCTTCTTACTGTTATCCAAATCATGAGGAAGGTGAAAATTTATGCTAGAGCGAATCTGGTCCTGGGATATGCAGTTGCAGCTGCTGCAGCATTGAGCATGACTAATCCTTTTCTGGTGGAGTTTGGAGGAAGTAATGATAATAGCAGTGGCTTGGAGAAGGATGGGACATCTGACAGCCTAGGCAATGAGAAAAACTTGGACAAGCGGGAAAAATTAAGGAGAAAGAAACTTAAAGAAAAGGCTAAATTATCTCGTGTAAAATTTTCTAACCCTACCAGTGATGCTCTGACTATTGCTTATGCATTGCAGTGTTTTGAACTTTGTAATAACCCAGTTGAATTTTGCTCTGAAAATGCCCTACACCTTAAAACCATGGAAGAAATGTCCAAGCTAAGAAAGCAGCTTCTTCAACTAGTCTTTAATCAAAATGTTAATCACGGCTATGATCAGGAGTTCTCGTGGATGCATGGAACTGTGGGGGATGTGGAACAGGCTTGGAGGGTGTCCTTCAGTAAGAACCCTCTTTTACTCAATGAGGAAGAACTCTTGGGACAAGCTATCTGCGCTGGCTGGGCTGACAGAGTTGCCAAACGAGTCAGAGCATATTCAAAGTCATCTGAAGGAGATAGAAAAGTAAATTCAGTTCGGTATGAAGCCAGTGGTGTTAAAGAAAATGTATTCCTCCATCGCTGGTCATCTATTGCAAATTCAGCTCCCGAGTTTTTGGTGTACAGTGAATTGCTGAATACAAAACGACCATATATTCATGGAGCAACAAGTGTGAAATCAGAATGGCTTGTTAAATATGCAAGGTCTTTGTGCAGTGTTTCTACTGTTGAGGACCCCAAACCTTTTTACGACCCTCAAACTGACCAAACATATTGTTGGACTAGTCCAACTTTTACGCCTTGTCTGTGGCAGCTTCCACTGTACAGTGTGCCGGTTAGCAATGATGTAGAACGTGTGAGGGTATTTGCTTATGCTTTGCTTGAAGGCCATGTTTTGCCCTGCTTTAGATCTGTACGGAAGTTCATGGCAGCCCGTCCTAGTATCATTTTGGACAGAGAAGCCGTAGGTGGAAGGCGAGTTGGGGACCTTTTATTTAGGTTACAAAATAAGTCGATTGATAGTTGTGCCATGTTAAGCGAGGTATGGAAGGAGAATCCTGATGAACTGCATGCGGAAATTTTACACTGGTTTAAGAAGAGCTTTCATAATAATTTTGGAACACTTTGGTCACAAATGCATGTTGAAGTTCAATTAGGGCCTTATGAACGCTTTCCGAAGAAGGTGAAGAAGGACAAAGGGAACAAGCATTTTGTTTAG